A window from Centropristis striata isolate RG_2023a ecotype Rhode Island chromosome 2, C.striata_1.0, whole genome shotgun sequence encodes these proteins:
- the LOC131986237 gene encoding ras-related protein Rab-11A, protein MGTRDDEYDYLFKVVLIGDSGVGKSNLLSRFTRNEFNLESKSTIGVEFATRSIQVDGKTVKAQIWDTAGQERYRAITSAYYRGAVGALLVYDIAKHLTYENVERWLKELRDHADSNIVIMLVGNKSDLRHLRAVPTDEARAFAEKNGLSFLETSALDSTNVETAFQTILTEIYRIVSQKQMSERQESDMSPSNNVVNIQVQPTENKPKMQCCQNI, encoded by the exons ATGGGCACCAGAGATGACGAATATGATTATTTGTTCAAAG TGGTCCTTATCGGTGACTCGGGCGTGGGGAAGAGTAACCTGCTGTCCCGTTTCACCCGCAACGAGTTCAACCTGGAGAGTAAGAGCACCATCGGAGTGGAGTTCGCCACGCGCAGCATCCAGGTGGACGGCAAGACGGTGAAGGCTCAGATCTGGGACACGGCCGGCCAGGAGCGCTACCGAGCCATCACATCAGC GTACTACCGCGGGGCGGTGGGCGCGCTCCTGGTCTACGACATCGCCAAGCATCTAACTTATGAAAACGTGGAGCGCTGGCTGAAGGAGCTGAGAGATCACGCCGACAGCAACATCGTCATCATGCTGGTGGGCAACAAGAGCGACCTGCGCCACCTCCGGGCCGTCCCCACCGACGAGGCACGGGCCTTCGCTG agaAGAATGGGTTATCTTTTCTGGAGACGTCGGCTCTGGACTCCACCAACGTTGAGACGGCCTTCCAGACCATCCTGACAG AGATCTACCGTATCGTGTCTCAGAAGCAGATGTCGGAGCGTCAGGAGAGCGACATGTCGCCCAGCAACAACGTGGTCAACATCCAGGTGCAGCCCACTGAGAACAAACCAAAGATGCAGTGCTGTCAGAACATCTAG